The genomic window GTTCAGTCCAGTCGATCACGACACGCAGGGCGTCATTGTTACCATCACTGCATCGTCACTGAAGTTATGTAGTGAAGCCAAAGCGGAAGAGAAACCACACCAACGATGGCTTCTTCTAGCCGctggaggggaaaaacgcGCCTGCTTAAAGACTCACCATCCTAGGCAATCCCGGGACGTCCCTCGACAGGGACACGACAGGAAAATGTCACGAACATGTCGCGAATATGCCACCAATATGTGCAGTACGCAAATGTGCCCACGTGTATGCAAATAACCCACTAGTGTAATGCGAAGAAACCGCTTCCTGTTCACCATTTGTGAAGTGAGGCAAACTGATCGGTGAACAGAAATGAAACCCCCCTGGGcagttttcctccttttactGCTGGCGCATTTTTTAACATGTACTAATGGGTTGAGAAAGAGGGTAGGGGGTGCCCCGTACGACTTCCTCCTGGGAAGTAGAAATAACAAACAAAACGAAACGTTGATACGAAGAAGGCACCAtgaggtaagaaaaaaaagtgtgcaaaaattaaaagacgTGAAGGATATGCATGTGGGACAGCTAAAAGTGGGGAGAGTCGCAAACGTTGTTGAAAACGAAATATTTgtgaaattgaaaaatgatGATAATGAGCAAATTATAATTAAGAGGGAGAATAACTACCTGCTCGAAAATGAACTGCTCTACGAATATTTATATAGGAACAATTTTATTGACCACGCAATGTATGCTAAACTGATGCGGAAGGTAACCCCCCAATGGAAAGACCAAGCCCCCTGTGTGCAAAATGACCATGTTAAAGACTGCCTTGTTCTCATAAAAGAAGTGgatgagaaaaatagaataatcGGAGAATTATACACAAACGAAataaacaaaaggaaagaaaaaatttacaacaaATTAGACGAATTGAAaaattcagaaaaaaaaattttcatccaaattgtaaaaaatgtaaggaataaatattttgtagTTTTAATAAATGGATGCATAAAGGGGTACCTGCTCTACGACGAAAATGATGAGAAGGACAAACAGAATGTGCAGCTCCTACAAGCGTCCAAAAATGCAACGCACAAAATAAGCGCATACATAATTGAAGTGAATAAAAAACTGGAATATGTCTTCTTAAGTTTACGAAAAATCCCCGCTGatgaaatgaatgaaaaattacGAAATTTACAACATACAATTATCGTGGAAAATTTATTCGAAAATGTCTACTTCAAAGGGGAGGTCTCCGATTTTTGTAACGACGGAAATAACATCATAgttaatatttttgaaaGCAAGGGTAACCCCattaaggtaaaaataaaatcccaTAATATTATCAACACGAGAAATATTTTGCGGAATTTTgattatttgaaaaataaagttatAACACATGAGTTTGGCCTGCACAATTCGGCTGCCGTGGAGGAGACCACCGAAGATCGTCTTCCCAGCCATAAAATGGGACAacgaaggggggaagaaagtgGGGATGCTGTCCACACGGGGGAAGGTGGCCCGTTCGATGCGCGCTACACAAAGGATATAACACcacaagagaaaaaagcaaaagggtCCATACGCCAGAAGGACTACACAGATAAGTATAAACAATTCAAGCAAAACTTCTACGGGTGCAATGAGGAAGATGCTCTCAAATACATCAACGTGGATgactacatttttaaaaaggaaaaactgctATACGTTCGAATTGTTAACAAAACATCGGACCCCAATTTGTACGAAGGGAGCATGGTTAACGCGGATCCTATTAACCACCAGATATATGagcttataaaaaaaatgtctacTGACCAGAACGTCATTCAAAATTACAACCCCATGTTGAGGTACCCCTCCAAGGTTCTCGCTTTCTTTAACAGTTATGTGATTCTCTCCACCAGGGTTTTGAGTCCTGAAGCGGCAGCAGTACAGGAAAGCGACCCTGAAAGAGGGGGGGATGATAAGACCTCTACCAGTGGCACCACCGGGTGTAACAAAATCAACAAGGAACACGTAAGAGACGTCATCACGCTGATCGAAAAGCGCTACATCGATTATGAAAATCTCAAAGAAggagacatttttttttgcagatttGATCACCTCAAAACGAGAAATGCACGCAACATTTTTAACCTCTCCAATAGTAcaattaacaaaattttcaattcgTACTTTAAGAGGGAAAAGGACATAATGGGGTTGGTCGGCCGGCGGGACGATGACTCCCCACGGTGGGATAGGAACCCGTCCAGAGGGGATGGATTCAATATGGGTGATCGCACCAAATCACCGGAGCAGGATAAATCCCCAGTGCAGCAAATCTtcgaagaaatatttttctccaagAGGGACTTCTACTTCATGAGGGGAGAACTGCACAAGGACACTGAATACCGCCTCAACAAAAACAACATAGACAAAAATTTCAAACTGCTAAAGCACATATGTGACACGTACTACTCAGGAATTAACAAGAATTACCATCACTACCCAAGTATACGCGAAGAATATATTTTGGCCTACCTGGGGAAGGACAATTACAAGCTGTACAGAAAAATTGTAGCCGATTATTTCTCATCGAATGAGCATTCCTACAAAGAATTCTTGCAAGCAGATTGTGAAGCCATTCTTACAACCGTCTTCGATGTGGCGTTTGAAAATCCCAACGCATTAACAGTCCAGGTGGTACAAAACTATAACAAAGAGCTATTTCGAAAAATCTCCATGCTAGACATAAACGAACTAAACTACATGCTGAAAGACCtagataaattaaaaaaaaaaatgtatatctACCCGTGTAGCTACAATAACAGAATTGGACGGATGAATCTGATTCTGAATAATATGAAGcccataaaaaaggaacacatcGAAAACATGAACCTTCGTGAAgacgtaaaaaatgaactgctAAAcgtttataaaaatttcgtCTTCCCTGATGAGTACATAAAAGAGACCAttataaagaagaaacaggCCAAGTGTCGGGAAAATAGCAAAATGCAATCCATATACATTTTGGCCGAGGAAACCATAAACCTTTATGAGAATTCTGCCAAGGATGTAGAACCACTCAGTGAGGAGCAAATTGGCGTCATCAGGGATCACCTTTTGAAGAAACGCAGGCCCGTCCCGGGTGACATGTCTGAAAATGACTCCTTCCGGGGGGACCTCTTCGAGCCTGAAAACAGCCAAATAAGGCGCCTCCTGCATATGATAAAAGAGTACGTGCATGTGGGGAGAGAGAAACACGCATGCGTGTACTTGTGGAGGGATTTCCCCTATCCCAATGTAGACATCCCCCACGTGCATTACGCATCGCTCATGATGCCCCTTTTGCCCCTCCCCCCCCACGCAGAGACCtggaaaagcagaagaagaaaaacaagcTGGACGAAGTGGACCGTGAGTATGAAGAAGAACAGAACAGTTACACCGATGCCACGGACCTCTACAAGACGTACCCAGAGCTCCAAGAAATGGACAGGCTCAGTGAGGACGCTTTTCATATGAAAATTCCCTTTGTGGAATGAACACATTTTACATTCTCGCATGTTTCCTCAGGAAGCGTAGCCTTCCCTACATGCGCGTTCATTTTGACTACAGTCTCAGTAGTTCAGTACTTTCCTGTAGGTTGAAAATTGCggagttacaaaaaaaaaaaaaaaaaaaaaattcatttttcaaacTTAACACTTTAAAATATCGCATTTCAAGGGAATTATTTGCAAACAAGTAGGAGCGAAATCCCGATgtgcgttttcttttttcctgttaCGATTCACTCGTATGGCAAATTGCCGTTCAATATTTGATTCACGTCAACGAGGGACCATCCAGACGACTTGAGGTCTATCGAATCTGGGGATTgcaaagagaagaaaggatTTTCCAGCTGATTCTCCAGGATAACTTCCAAGtggatatttttaaattgcgTTTTTGTAATACAGTTGGAAGAAGTCGTGTCGTATGCACTCAGGTCATATGACAGAATGACCAACATGTGCATCCTAGTGGTaactccatttttaattatatttgaGAGgaacttcattttgttggtGTTTTTCAAAACAGCTAAATCTTCATTTTGCACACAAATATATTGATagaggaatttttttatattttctttttttgtcctttttccctccttccttgtTAACCCTaatatgttatatatgtacaacaaTCTCATGTTCtctatttttaaattttcaaaatgcaAACTCAAATTATTCGattttaaaatttggaaaatttttaaaaaataatccttCAAATAAATGTTCGTCATTTTGGACAGCTGATCTTCATCCAACTCTTTGAGCATActgaaaaaagtatttacACAAAGGGTTACTCCATCGAAATAGGAATATTTTAAGTCCTTTAAATCTTCACTGAGGATGTTGCAAAAGTATAGGCTTATGTAGTTCCCCAGGAATCTtgtgcactttttatttttatgcattaGCAGAGAATTTAGGAAGGCCTTCATTTCGTGCCTGCTCGGTTCATGGGTAATTTCTTGCAAAATTTCGTAAATGTCTCGTTTTGGGGGGTTGTTATTTTTGGGGGGGCCACTTTCTGATCCATCATTTTGTAACTTACCACTTTCTGATCCAACACCTTCTGGGGGTGTGTTCACCCCTCCGTGGTTTGTATTACCTGCGGAAGTGTCCTTATCATTGTTAAGTTTGGGGTTACTTCCATAGCGGCTCGATTTATCATAAGTGTCATTCgtgtctttatttttatctttctcctcttcttccgcGAAGGGTTGCTTCACATTTTCGCTTGTCAGAATTTTACTTGCGTGCTGCCCATTAGGGGGGGCACTCACATGACAGTAGttaccattttgtaaattcgAACTTCTCTCCGGTTCGCCATTTAGCATATCCATGGGGGAGTCACTTGATTTCGTTTCCCCTGCGTGGAATGCACCATTCGTAGTATCACCCCTGATGGAAGTAGCTTCGGTTGTCTCTGCTACGGCAGTCTGCACAGCCGCAGCATTCTCCTCACTATTCACACCTGCCAAATGTGCGGCTACGCCTTCCAAACTTCTAAGGGTAACCTCCTGAGTGGGAACCTCGACGGAGTTACTTTCCCCCAAACTGTCGCTCAACttggaataaaataaatttctcgTCGTGTCCAGATACTTCGCCCTCTTCAAaccatattttatttttaaatcatttttttctttcttactcttttgtgcatataatattttcccattCAGAATGTATACATCTTCGTTCGTGTCATCCTTCGTAAcggttttgtttttttttaaactttttaatttaagcTCCCCCACATGTTTAATTTTAACCTCTTTGCTGCTGGAGATGTTCGTTGTGAtgcttctcttcttttcGAAAAAGGCGAATGGACATCTTCGCTCACTCGCACAGCAAAGGTTGGTTACTCTGAGCAGGGCGTTGTGGGTGAGAATGGGgattcttcctttcatcTTGGAGGTCTAGTGGGAGGGGAGAAGAACAATCAAGGAAAGTGCTTCAAAGGGGGGCTATATTACACCAGGAATGAAGTACAGCTGGTGTACTGGCACCTCTGTTGTCCTGTTCCCCTATAGGTGGGGTATTCCTTCGCTCCCTCTTGGGACAATTTTCTCCACTTAGCCAAGGTAGTTCCTCTACGTGGGATCCGTACGAAGAGCATTATTCATAAGTGCATACATGCGTATACAAATATGGGCAAACATTTCCTGCCATGCCAATTGCGCACAAATGGCTATGCAGCACAGGCCTTGCCGTCACTGGAGAATTCTGGTCCCTCACAGTTTTCAACAGTACACTTAGCCTTCTTAACGATAACAGTTTTTCAAAactgcaaaaaggagaaaatgctTTTCCGTTGCAGAATGGTAAATTGgggctttttaaaaaaaaaaaaaaaattgaaactgaaattaaaattaaatcTCGGGGATGCACAGAAGCGGTGTACTGCGCATACAATTCGCTTAGCGACATTTTTCGGGgatcttttttccccacttcgCCAGATGGCGAACCTACATGTAGGTGAGCGTGTCGgtatgttttctttttcgagGTACAATTCCGGAACCTTCCGCcaatcttcatttttttttttttccgtttggcATAGCCATAAGTTGTCACAATAAAGCGTCACATTACAATTTCACCAAATAGTTCCACATTCTTTCAGCAACCCAAACGAaacgctgttttttttttttaccactacAAACGTAGAGGAAGCACCACTTTTGAATTGCTACTTCTTCCACACCATGCAGCATCCAAACATTCGCTATGTAACTTCCACTCAGTGAGGCCAACCTACGGTATGCAAAAATAGGCTGAGCGGCCGAACGGTtggattttttctccctctgtCAGTTTAGCACCAACTTCTGTTGTTTTTCATGTGGGTTCCCCCCACCACACACCCCTGATGCGCTCCCAAACATTTTCCCTTGCACATAATGATATTGAGAAGGAgtaggacattttttttaacactgCAAAGACGTCGAGCCTTTTCGGAAAATAAGAATTACATCAACAACAGTTACCTGAATTATGTGCAAGGAAGTCAACAAAATGaggatagaaaaaaagaggataGTGCCCATtttggtgaaaaaataaaccaaAGGAATAATCAGCATATGGGGGAAATCTTCCAAAATGTTAAAGACGCGCGATCATATAattcttcaaaaaatgaGGGTTATTCAGCCATCAAAGGGAAAAGTGCAAGTGCAAACTTTGCAAGTGGTAGAGAGACGGATCCCTTTTCCGACATGACTGACAACCAGGAGGGATCTAATTACACTAGTGCTACTGTGGACAGGGATACTACGCAAGTGGGAAGAGACGAACCATCCCAGAAAGGTAAAAAGGGTAAACATAATGATCACGGTGACGACTCtgcaaaaaagggcaaacaGTACCCCTCAAACAGCGCTAAAGAGGAACACATAAATAACGACGCAGACGATTTCGAAAATACACTCGATGAACCGAATGAAGCTACAGAGTTCTCTCACATGGGAGAAAAAGACCAAACCAGAAAACCCAATTGTGGGGGAAATCccgaaaatggaaaaaaccCTGAATTTGCGCATGAACAACAATTTAGTAACAACCCAAATGACGCCTCAACCAAATGGGCAGAAAATGATGAGGACATTCCGAACATTTTTGAGGTAGATGAAAAtttaacagaagaagaaaaaaaagaaaaattaaaactgaTCAAATTGATTACGGAAAAATTAGCTGGCCCTTTAAAAACCAACAATCAGGACAATCCCAACAATGCTTCCGAGGGGGAACAGAACAATGGTGAAGACTCTATCTTTGCTGATAATCGACCCATAGCAATAGAGGTTGATGGGCCTTCTCACTTTTACGCAAACAGTAACAGGTACACCACATACACGAAATTGAAGCATAGGATTCTGACCAAATTGGGTGAGTAAAAAGTGGACCCACACGTGCCAGACGCGGAGCCACAAATGGCGAAAGGATCGATGCGGAGTCATCATCAAATAGTTTCTTCcattatgtgtgtgtgtgtgtgtgtacgtgCTTGTGTTTGCTGCTAATCGcactccttttcctccccacCCCTTAGGCTACAACGTCATTCACATTAGCTACATCGACTGGCGCAAACTGCGGAACAAAAGCGAACGGGAGgaattcattttaaaaaagctcaaagaaaaaaacgacgaATTTTTGGACGAAAATGACAGGATATATTACAACGAGAGGATGAACATGATTAAGGAAGATTACAAAAAAttcatgaaggaaaaaaaggaaagtagcTCCTAAAGGTAAAACGGGATATGTGCGGCTGCCCCGTttatgtatgtttttttttccccttcccatAAATTACCAACCGTGGGAGCTATACCCATGGGGGAGTCCTTACTTTTTATGTGTCCGTTAGCATGGCACCCCCAAAAGGACGTCCCCCTTTGTAGAAATTAATGCCTTCttattttgcacattttaactgtatgttttttttttttttttttttttttaatatattcacTGAAAcatgtttttctttgtaaagaaaaagtaacaaattaaaaaaaaaaatacttattACGGGGAATTAATTTATCAAAGTGGGGCATGCAAAAGGGAGAGaggtgtatatacacacacacacaagtacgtttttaaataaatgtacacaaatgGACGCGTAATTGCATGCGTAATTGCATACGTAATTGAATGCATAATCGCACCTGTAGGGGACGCATCTGATTTTCGGATGCTGGAGAATGTGCTGCGTGGCGCGAAATGCATCAGCTAAACCAGT from Plasmodium coatneyi strain Hackeri chromosome 12, complete sequence includes these protein-coding regions:
- a CDS encoding Reticulocyte binding protein 2-like protein B, translating into MKPPWAVFLLLLLAHFLTCTNGLRKRVGGAPYDFLLGSRNNKQNETLIRRRHHEVRKKSVQKLKDVKDMHVGQLKVGRVANVVENEIFVKLKNDDNEQIIIKRENNYLLENELLYEYLYRNNFIDHAMYAKLMRKVTPQWKDQAPCVQNDHVKDCLVLIKEVDEKNRIIGELYTNEINKRKEKIYNKLDELKNSEKKIFIQIVKNVRNKYFVVLINGCIKGYLLYDENDEKDKQNVQLLQASKNATHKISAYIIEVNKKLEYVFLSLRKIPADEMNEKLRNLQHTIIVENLFENVYFKGEVSDFCNDGNNIIVNIFESKGNPIKVKIKSHNIINTRNILRNFDYLKNKVITHEFGLHNSAAVEETTEDRLPSHKMGQRRGEESGDAVHTGEGGPFDARYTKDITPQEKKAKGSIRQKDYTDKYKQFKQNFYGCNEEDALKYINVDDYIFKKEKLLYVRIVNKTSDPNLYEGSMVNADPINHQIYELIKKMSTDQNVIQNYNPMLRYPSKVLAFFNSYVILSTRVLSPEAAAVQESDPERGGDDKTSTSGTTGCNKINKEHVRDVITLIEKRYIDYENLKEGDIFFCRFDHLKTRNARNIFNLSNSTINKIFNSYFKREKDIMGLVGRRDDDSPRWDRNPSRGDGFNMGDRTKSPEQDKSPVQQIFEEIFFSKRDFYFMRGELHKDTEYRLNKNNIDKNFKLLKHICDTYYSGINKNYHHYPSIREEYILAYLGKDNYKLYRKIVADYFSSNEHSYKEFLQADCEAILTTVFDVAFENPNALTVQVVQNYNKELFRKISMLDINELNYMLKDLDKLKKKMYIYPCSYNNRIGRMNLILNNMKPIKKEHIENMNLREDVKNELLNVYKNFVFPDEYIKETIIKKKQAKCRENSKMQSIYILAEETINLYENSAKDVEPLSEEQIGVIRDHLLKKRRPVPGDMSENDSFRGDLFEPENSQIRRLLHMIKEDLEKQKKKNKLDEVDREYEEEQNSYTDATDLYKTYPELQEMDRLSEDAFHMKIPFVE
- a CDS encoding RAP protein, with protein sequence MILRRSRTFFLTLQRRRAFSENKNYINNSYLNYVQGSQQNEDRKKEDSAHFGEKINQRNNQHMGEIFQNVKDARSYNSSKNEGYSAIKGKSASANFASGRETDPFSDMTDNQEGSNYTSATVDRDTTQVGRDEPSQKGKKGKHNDHGDDSAKKGKQYPSNSAKEEHINNDADDFENTLDEPNEATEFSHMGEKDQTRKPNCGGNPENGKNPEFAHEQQFSNNPNDASTKWAENDEDIPNIFEVDENLTEEEKKEKLKLIKLITEKLAGPLKTNNQDNPNNASEGEQNNGEDSIFADNRPIAIEVDGPSHFYANSNRYTTYTKLKHRILTKLGYNVIHISYIDWRKLRNKSEREEFILKKLKEKNDEFLDENDRIYYNERMNMIKEDYKKFMKEKKESSS